Proteins encoded by one window of Lathyrus oleraceus cultivar Zhongwan6 chromosome 1, CAAS_Psat_ZW6_1.0, whole genome shotgun sequence:
- the LOC127132155 gene encoding putative pentatricopeptide repeat-containing protein At1g12700, mitochondrial isoform X3 — protein sequence MSISRLRCVFVPNFSHFQCQSPIFLRRFLSSNSMLFDQDNLVSSFNHLLHQNPTPTIFQFGNILGSLVKANHYSTVISLHRQLELSTRIESNLVTLSILINCFCQLGYNSLSFSVFANILKKGYQPNVITLTTLIKGHCLKGEVHKALQFHDKMVAQGFHFNQVCYGTLINGLCKVGETAAALQFLRQVDVKLVQPNSVMYNTIIDSLCKDKLVNDAFDLCSEMLANRISPDVSTYNSLIYGLSIVGELKDAIGLFNKMTLENIIPNAYTFNLLVDAFCKEGKVKEAKNVFAVMIKKGVKPDVITYSSLMDGYCMVKEVDKAKDIFNAMAQRKVTANVHSYSIMINGLWRISYALELVDEMCVRGGRLKDARKVFDELLVKGYNLDVYIYTVMIRGFCNSGLFDEALTMLSKMKDNGCIPNAQTYEIIIISLFENDENGKAEKLLREMIAKGLL from the exons ATGTCGATTTCTAGGTTAAGATGCGTTTTCGTTCCCAATTTTTCTCATTTTCAATGTCAAAGTCCCATTTTCCTTCGTCGTTTTCTCTCTTCTAACTCGATGCTATTCGACCAAGACAATCTCGTTTCCTCATTCAATCACTTGCTCCATCAGAATCCTACACCAACCATCTTTCAATTTGGCAACATTTTAGGTTCCCTTGTCAAGGCCAACCATTACTCCACTGTTATTTCACTTCATCGACAATTGGAATTAAGCACACGAATTGAATCAAACTTAGTCACTTTGAGCATTTTGATTAATTGCTTTTGTCAATTGGGTTATAACTCTCTTTCCTTTTCTGTATTTGCAAACATTCTCAAAAAGGGTTACCAGCCAAATGTCATAACTCTGACTACACTCATCAAGGGACACTGTCTCAAAGGTGAGGTCCATAAAGCATTGCAATTTCATGATAAGATGGTAGCGCAGGGGTTTCACTTTAATCAAGTTTGTTATGGCACCTTGATCAATGGGTTATGCAAAGTTGGAGAAACAGCAGCAGCCCTGCAATTTCTCAGACAAGTGGATGTGAAATTGGTTCAGCCTAATTCGGTAATGTACAACACTATTATTGATAGCTTGTGCAAAGATAAACTTGTTAATGATGCTTTTGATTTATGTTCTGAAATGCTTGCTAACAGAATCTCTCCTGATGTTTCCACTTATAACTCGTTAATTTATGGCCTTTCCATTGTGGGTGAATTGAAAGATGCAATTGGTTTGTTCAATAAAATGACATTGGAAAACATCATCCCAAATGCCTATACCTTTAATCTATTAGTTGATGCTTTTTGTAAGGAAGGAAAGGTGAAAGAAGCTAAAAATGTGTTTGCTGTGATGATAAAAAAAGGTGTAAAACCTGATGTTATTACTTATAGCTCTTTAATGGATGGATATTGTATGGTTAAAGAAGTGGACAAGGCCAAGGATATATTCAATGCTATGGCCCAGAGGAAAGTGACTGCTAATGTTCATAGCTACAGTATCATGATTAATGGATTAT GGAGAATCTCATATGCTTTGGAGCTTGTCGATGAGATGTGTGTTAGAG GTGGAAGACTAAAGGATGCACGAAAGGTTTTCGATGAACTTTTGGTCAAAGGCTACAATCTTGATGTCTATATATATACTGTTATGATCCGTGGATTTTGTAACAGTGGTTTGTTTGATGAAGCATTGACCATGCTGTCCAAAATGAAAGACAATGGTTGCATTCCAAATGCTCAAACTTATGAAATCATTATTATTTCCCTATTTGAAAATGATGAAAATGGTAAAGCAGAGAAACTTCTTCGTGAAATGATTGCGAAAGGTCTACTATAA
- the LOC127132155 gene encoding pentatricopeptide repeat-containing protein At1g12300, mitochondrial isoform X2, translating into MSISRLRCVFVPNFSHFQCQSPIFLRRFLSSNSMLFDQDNLVSSFNHLLHQNPTPTIFQFGNILGSLVKANHYSTVISLHRQLELSTRIESNLVTLSILINCFCQLGYNSLSFSVFANILKKGYQPNVITLTTLIKGHCLKGEVHKALQFHDKMVAQGFHFNQVCYGTLINGLCKVGETAAALQFLRQVDVKLVQPNSVMYNTIIDSLCKDKLVNDAFDLCSEMLANRISPDVSTYNSLIYGLSIVGELKDAIGLFNKMTLENIIPNAYTFNLLVDAFCKEGKVKEAKNVFAVMIKKGVKPDVITYSSLMDGYCMVKEVDKAKDIFNAMAQRKVTANVHSYSIMINGLCKIKMVDEAISLFKEMHFRKIIPNTLTYSSLIDGLCKLGRISYALELVDEMCVRGGRLKDARKVFDELLVKGYNLDVYIYTVMIRGFCNSGLFDEALTMLSKMKDNGCIPNAQTYEIIIISLFENDENGKAEKLLREMIAKGLL; encoded by the exons ATGTCGATTTCTAGGTTAAGATGCGTTTTCGTTCCCAATTTTTCTCATTTTCAATGTCAAAGTCCCATTTTCCTTCGTCGTTTTCTCTCTTCTAACTCGATGCTATTCGACCAAGACAATCTCGTTTCCTCATTCAATCACTTGCTCCATCAGAATCCTACACCAACCATCTTTCAATTTGGCAACATTTTAGGTTCCCTTGTCAAGGCCAACCATTACTCCACTGTTATTTCACTTCATCGACAATTGGAATTAAGCACACGAATTGAATCAAACTTAGTCACTTTGAGCATTTTGATTAATTGCTTTTGTCAATTGGGTTATAACTCTCTTTCCTTTTCTGTATTTGCAAACATTCTCAAAAAGGGTTACCAGCCAAATGTCATAACTCTGACTACACTCATCAAGGGACACTGTCTCAAAGGTGAGGTCCATAAAGCATTGCAATTTCATGATAAGATGGTAGCGCAGGGGTTTCACTTTAATCAAGTTTGTTATGGCACCTTGATCAATGGGTTATGCAAAGTTGGAGAAACAGCAGCAGCCCTGCAATTTCTCAGACAAGTGGATGTGAAATTGGTTCAGCCTAATTCGGTAATGTACAACACTATTATTGATAGCTTGTGCAAAGATAAACTTGTTAATGATGCTTTTGATTTATGTTCTGAAATGCTTGCTAACAGAATCTCTCCTGATGTTTCCACTTATAACTCGTTAATTTATGGCCTTTCCATTGTGGGTGAATTGAAAGATGCAATTGGTTTGTTCAATAAAATGACATTGGAAAACATCATCCCAAATGCCTATACCTTTAATCTATTAGTTGATGCTTTTTGTAAGGAAGGAAAGGTGAAAGAAGCTAAAAATGTGTTTGCTGTGATGATAAAAAAAGGTGTAAAACCTGATGTTATTACTTATAGCTCTTTAATGGATGGATATTGTATGGTTAAAGAAGTGGACAAGGCCAAGGATATATTCAATGCTATGGCCCAGAGGAAAGTGACTGCTAATGTTCATAGCTACAGTATCATGATTAATGGATTATGTAAGATTAAAATGGTAGACGAAGCTATAAGTCTCTTCAAAGAAATGCATTTTAGAAAAATTATTCCTAATACGTTAACTTATAGTTCCCTTATTGATGGCTTGTGCAAACTAGGGAGAATCTCATATGCTTTGGAGCTTGTCGATGAGATGTGTGTTAGAG GTGGAAGACTAAAGGATGCACGAAAGGTTTTCGATGAACTTTTGGTCAAAGGCTACAATCTTGATGTCTATATATATACTGTTATGATCCGTGGATTTTGTAACAGTGGTTTGTTTGATGAAGCATTGACCATGCTGTCCAAAATGAAAGACAATGGTTGCATTCCAAATGCTCAAACTTATGAAATCATTATTATTTCCCTATTTGAAAATGATGAAAATGGTAAAGCAGAGAAACTTCTTCGTGAAATGATTGCGAAAGGTCTACTATAA
- the LOC127132155 gene encoding putative pentatricopeptide repeat-containing protein At1g12700, mitochondrial isoform X1, translating into MSISRLRCVFVPNFSHFQCQSPIFLRRFLSSNSMLFDQDNLVSSFNHLLHQNPTPTIFQFGNILGSLVKANHYSTVISLHRQLELSTRIESNLVTLSILINCFCQLGYNSLSFSVFANILKKGYQPNVITLTTLIKGHCLKGEVHKALQFHDKMVAQGFHFNQVCYGTLINGLCKVGETAAALQFLRQVDVKLVQPNSVMYNTIIDSLCKDKLVNDAFDLCSEMLANRISPDVSTYNSLIYGLSIVGELKDAIGLFNKMTLENIIPNAYTFNLLVDAFCKEGKVKEAKNVFAVMIKKGVKPDVITYSSLMDGYCMVKEVDKAKDIFNAMAQRKVTANVHSYSIMINGLWRISYALELVDEMCVRGQPPNIITYSSILYALCKNHQVDKAIALFKEFKDKGIQPNVYTYTILINGLCKGGRLKDARKVFDELLVKGYNLDVYIYTVMIRGFCNSGLFDEALTMLSKMKDNGCIPNAQTYEIIIISLFENDENGKAEKLLREMIAKGLL; encoded by the exons ATGTCGATTTCTAGGTTAAGATGCGTTTTCGTTCCCAATTTTTCTCATTTTCAATGTCAAAGTCCCATTTTCCTTCGTCGTTTTCTCTCTTCTAACTCGATGCTATTCGACCAAGACAATCTCGTTTCCTCATTCAATCACTTGCTCCATCAGAATCCTACACCAACCATCTTTCAATTTGGCAACATTTTAGGTTCCCTTGTCAAGGCCAACCATTACTCCACTGTTATTTCACTTCATCGACAATTGGAATTAAGCACACGAATTGAATCAAACTTAGTCACTTTGAGCATTTTGATTAATTGCTTTTGTCAATTGGGTTATAACTCTCTTTCCTTTTCTGTATTTGCAAACATTCTCAAAAAGGGTTACCAGCCAAATGTCATAACTCTGACTACACTCATCAAGGGACACTGTCTCAAAGGTGAGGTCCATAAAGCATTGCAATTTCATGATAAGATGGTAGCGCAGGGGTTTCACTTTAATCAAGTTTGTTATGGCACCTTGATCAATGGGTTATGCAAAGTTGGAGAAACAGCAGCAGCCCTGCAATTTCTCAGACAAGTGGATGTGAAATTGGTTCAGCCTAATTCGGTAATGTACAACACTATTATTGATAGCTTGTGCAAAGATAAACTTGTTAATGATGCTTTTGATTTATGTTCTGAAATGCTTGCTAACAGAATCTCTCCTGATGTTTCCACTTATAACTCGTTAATTTATGGCCTTTCCATTGTGGGTGAATTGAAAGATGCAATTGGTTTGTTCAATAAAATGACATTGGAAAACATCATCCCAAATGCCTATACCTTTAATCTATTAGTTGATGCTTTTTGTAAGGAAGGAAAGGTGAAAGAAGCTAAAAATGTGTTTGCTGTGATGATAAAAAAAGGTGTAAAACCTGATGTTATTACTTATAGCTCTTTAATGGATGGATATTGTATGGTTAAAGAAGTGGACAAGGCCAAGGATATATTCAATGCTATGGCCCAGAGGAAAGTGACTGCTAATGTTCATAGCTACAGTATCATGATTAATGGATTAT GGAGAATCTCATATGCTTTGGAGCTTGTCGATGAGATGTGTGTTAGAGGTCAGCCACCTAATATAATTACGTACAGTTCTATATTGTATGCTTTATGCAAAAACCATCAAGTTGATAAGGCAATTGCATTATTCAAAGAATTTAAAGACAAAGGTATTCAACCTAATGTGTACACATACACTATTCTTATCAATGGATTGTGTAAAGGTGGAAGACTAAAGGATGCACGAAAGGTTTTCGATGAACTTTTGGTCAAAGGCTACAATCTTGATGTCTATATATATACTGTTATGATCCGTGGATTTTGTAACAGTGGTTTGTTTGATGAAGCATTGACCATGCTGTCCAAAATGAAAGACAATGGTTGCATTCCAAATGCTCAAACTTATGAAATCATTATTATTTCCCTATTTGAAAATGATGAAAATGGTAAAGCAGAGAAACTTCTTCGTGAAATGATTGCGAAAGGTCTACTATAA
- the LOC127132155 gene encoding pentatricopeptide repeat-containing protein At1g62930, chloroplastic isoform X4, with protein MVAQGFHFNQVCYGTLINGLCKVGETAAALQFLRQVDVKLVQPNSVMYNTIIDSLCKDKLVNDAFDLCSEMLANRISPDVSTYNSLIYGLSIVGELKDAIGLFNKMTLENIIPNAYTFNLLVDAFCKEGKVKEAKNVFAVMIKKGVKPDVITYSSLMDGYCMVKEVDKAKDIFNAMAQRKVTANVHSYSIMINGLCKIKMVDEAISLFKEMHFRKIIPNTLTYSSLIDGLCKLGRISYALELVDEMCVRGQPPNIITYSSILYALCKNHQVDKAIALFKEFKDKGIQPNVYTYTILINGLCKGGRLKDARKVFDELLVKGYNLDVYIYTVMIRGFCNSGLFDEALTMLSKMKDNGCIPNAQTYEIIIISLFENDENGKAEKLLREMIAKGLL; from the coding sequence ATGGTAGCGCAGGGGTTTCACTTTAATCAAGTTTGTTATGGCACCTTGATCAATGGGTTATGCAAAGTTGGAGAAACAGCAGCAGCCCTGCAATTTCTCAGACAAGTGGATGTGAAATTGGTTCAGCCTAATTCGGTAATGTACAACACTATTATTGATAGCTTGTGCAAAGATAAACTTGTTAATGATGCTTTTGATTTATGTTCTGAAATGCTTGCTAACAGAATCTCTCCTGATGTTTCCACTTATAACTCGTTAATTTATGGCCTTTCCATTGTGGGTGAATTGAAAGATGCAATTGGTTTGTTCAATAAAATGACATTGGAAAACATCATCCCAAATGCCTATACCTTTAATCTATTAGTTGATGCTTTTTGTAAGGAAGGAAAGGTGAAAGAAGCTAAAAATGTGTTTGCTGTGATGATAAAAAAAGGTGTAAAACCTGATGTTATTACTTATAGCTCTTTAATGGATGGATATTGTATGGTTAAAGAAGTGGACAAGGCCAAGGATATATTCAATGCTATGGCCCAGAGGAAAGTGACTGCTAATGTTCATAGCTACAGTATCATGATTAATGGATTATGTAAGATTAAAATGGTAGACGAAGCTATAAGTCTCTTCAAAGAAATGCATTTTAGAAAAATTATTCCTAATACGTTAACTTATAGTTCCCTTATTGATGGCTTGTGCAAACTAGGGAGAATCTCATATGCTTTGGAGCTTGTCGATGAGATGTGTGTTAGAGGTCAGCCACCTAATATAATTACGTACAGTTCTATATTGTATGCTTTATGCAAAAACCATCAAGTTGATAAGGCAATTGCATTATTCAAAGAATTTAAAGACAAAGGTATTCAACCTAATGTGTACACATACACTATTCTTATCAATGGATTGTGTAAAGGTGGAAGACTAAAGGATGCACGAAAGGTTTTCGATGAACTTTTGGTCAAAGGCTACAATCTTGATGTCTATATATATACTGTTATGATCCGTGGATTTTGTAACAGTGGTTTGTTTGATGAAGCATTGACCATGCTGTCCAAAATGAAAGACAATGGTTGCATTCCAAATGCTCAAACTTATGAAATCATTATTATTTCCCTATTTGAAAATGATGAAAATGGTAAAGCAGAGAAACTTCTTCGTGAAATGATTGCGAAAGGTCTACTATAA